The Candidatus Eisenbacteria bacterium genome has a segment encoding these proteins:
- a CDS encoding cysteine--tRNA ligase — protein sequence MPLRVYDTLKRDKREFVPVTPGRVRMYVCGMTVQNKPHVGHIRASLSAEIMRRYFEHLGYEVDYAYNFTDVDDKIIEKANAEGLEYAVVSERNIEAYLKYADLHNIKRATVYPRATQHIGEMQAMIATLIEKGYAYAAGGDVYFDVRRKSDYGKLSGRRVDDLREGYRIEPGEAKRDPLDFALWKGAKPGEPAWESPWGPGRPGWHIECSAMVRKHLGETIDLHGGGQDLIFPHHENEIAQSEACTGKPMANFWTENGLVNLSGAKMSKSEGNFFFIEDIASRSDPEVTRFYLLSTHYRSPIEFSLERLAEAAVAYQRLRTPLERAGAWRVAEGPAPGGELGQAVAEAERLFHAAMEDDFNTAQALGHLFDLARAVNRALDEGVGSDAIQAARKLRELGGILGLFWKEPAGPEWSAEILELLEARASARKARDWKLSDELRDRLAGLGALVEDGPQGQKLKRK from the coding sequence GTGCCGCTTCGCGTCTACGACACGCTGAAACGCGACAAGCGCGAGTTCGTCCCGGTGACGCCGGGGCGGGTGCGCATGTACGTCTGCGGCATGACGGTGCAGAACAAGCCGCACGTCGGGCACATTCGCGCCTCGCTCTCGGCCGAAATCATGCGCCGGTACTTCGAGCACCTCGGTTACGAGGTGGACTACGCCTACAACTTCACCGACGTGGACGACAAGATCATCGAGAAGGCGAACGCCGAAGGCCTCGAGTACGCGGTCGTGAGCGAGCGCAACATCGAGGCCTACCTCAAGTACGCCGACCTGCACAACATCAAGCGGGCGACCGTCTATCCGCGCGCGACGCAGCACATCGGCGAGATGCAGGCGATGATCGCGACGCTGATCGAGAAAGGCTACGCCTACGCCGCCGGAGGGGACGTCTACTTCGACGTCCGCCGCAAGTCCGACTACGGCAAGCTCTCGGGCCGCCGGGTGGACGACCTTCGCGAGGGCTATCGCATCGAGCCGGGCGAGGCGAAGCGCGACCCGCTGGACTTCGCGCTCTGGAAGGGCGCCAAACCCGGCGAGCCCGCATGGGAAAGCCCGTGGGGGCCCGGCAGGCCCGGGTGGCACATCGAGTGCTCGGCGATGGTCCGCAAGCACCTCGGCGAAACCATTGACCTGCACGGCGGCGGGCAGGACCTGATCTTTCCGCACCACGAGAACGAAATCGCCCAGAGCGAGGCGTGCACGGGCAAGCCCATGGCCAACTTCTGGACCGAGAACGGCCTGGTGAACCTGTCGGGCGCCAAGATGTCGAAGAGCGAGGGCAACTTCTTCTTCATCGAGGACATCGCCTCCCGGTCGGATCCCGAGGTCACGCGCTTCTACCTGCTCTCGACCCACTACCGGAGCCCGATCGAGTTCAGCCTCGAGCGACTCGCCGAGGCGGCCGTGGCCTACCAGCGCCTGCGCACGCCGCTCGAGCGGGCGGGCGCCTGGCGGGTCGCGGAGGGTCCGGCTCCCGGCGGGGAACTCGGGCAGGCGGTCGCGGAAGCCGAACGGCTGTTCCATGCCGCCATGGAGGACGATTTCAACACCGCCCAGGCGCTCGGACACCTGTTCGACCTCGCCCGGGCCGTCAACCGCGCCCTCGACGAAGGGGTGGGGTCGGACGCGATCCAGGCGGCCCGAAAGCTCCGCGAGCTGGGCGGAATCCTCGGGCTCTTCTGGAAGGAGCCGGCGGGCCCCGAGTGGTCGGCCGAGATTCTCGAGTTGCTCGAGGCCCGGGCCTCGGCCCGGAAAGCCAGGGACTGGAAGCTGTCCGACGAGCTGCGTGACCGGCTGGCGGGCCTGGGGGCGCTCGTCGAGGACGGGCCCCAGGGCCAGAAGCTGAAGCGGAAGTAG